Part of the Dehalococcoidia bacterium genome is shown below.
ATTTTCAAACTCAATAAGTACAACTTCTTGGGAGCTACCTTGGATTGAGGCTACTACTTCTCTAGTAGAATCATGGCAGCCATTCAGGACAACGATTATTTCAAATTGCCCTTTATGCGTGCCACTAAAACTAGATAGATATTCTTCTAGTGTGGGTTTTATTCGGTCCTGCTCATTGTAAGCAGGAATAACGATCGAGAGTTCAAGTGCCATCATTCGCCGCTGATTTAACTAATTTTGCGTAACTATTTAATAATCTTTTGATACCTACATTACCGACAAATGCTACGGTAATTTCGAAATCTCCAGGTCGTTCAGAACAATTCACTACAATCCCTTCTCCAAATGATGCATGTGAAACTTTATCACCTGCCTTGAAAGGATAAGCGATTTCTTCATTACGTGGCATTTCTACGACGTTCTCTATTTTAATCGCATGTGCTTTGCTGGATCTTGCCATTCGAGGCGTCTGTATCAACTGCAATGGTATATCCCGTAAGAAACGTGACCCAATGGCCGGGCTAGTCATTCCATACATGCGTCGACGAATAGATCTTAATAGGTATAAACGGGATTGAGCCCTGGTAATTCCGACGTATGCAAGTCGTCGTTCCTCTTCAATTTGGTCAGGGTCATCCATTGATCTTGCGTGAGGTATTAAACCTTCTTCCATTCCGATCATGAATACTACTGGGTATTCGAGGCCTTTTATTTGATGTAGTGTGATTAATGTTAGATATTGCTGCTCATTTTCTTCCAATGAGTCTTGCTCAGAGACTAATGTCGCATTTTCAATGAATGAAGGTAGGCTCTCTTTTGAGACGAGCCCGTTAAAATCTGTGGCTAACCCGCGTATTTCGCGAATATTATCTAAACGATCTTCTGCGTCTGGTTCGTCCGATTGCAAAAGGTTCTTTTTATATCCAGTCTGGTCCATTACAGCATCGATGAGCTCTGCTAATTCGAGTTCATTTGCTAAATCTTTTAGATTGTTAAGTAAAGTGATGAATTCACATAATTGCTTTTGTTGTCGATTATTGAATGGCATCTGTAGGGTGGAGGATTGATCGTTAATTAACTGTAGTGCTGTGTACGGAGGGATTTCAAGATTTCTTGACCAGCTGATCAATTCGTCGAATGTGCGCTTTCCTATTGCTCGAGAGGGTACGTTGATGATTCTTTCCAGACTTATCTCGTCATAAGGATCTTGCAGAAGCCTTAGGTAGGCGAGTAAGTCTTTTATTTCCTTGCGTTGATAAAAACGGACTCCCCCTACTAATTTGTAAGGTATTCCATAACGAATACATGCTTCTTCTAAGGCTCGAGATTGAGCATTGACTCGATACGTGATGACACAGTCTCTTAAATTGAACCCTTCTTCTTCGATTAGACGTTGTACTTCGGTTATGGCACCTGTAGCTTCTTCCTCCTCCGTGTAGGCCTCGGTAATGAAGACAAGTTCTCCTTCAGGATTGTCAGTAAACAACTCATGATCAATACGTTTTTGATTCGGACGAATTACGTTTTTTGCTGCTTCTAAGATATTGCCAGTAGAGCGATAATTTTGGGATAAATGTATGATCTTTGTTTCGGGATAATCCTTTTGAAATGACAGGATATTCGTTATATCTGCGTTTCTCCATGAATATATTGATTGGTCGGGATCCCCGACAACTGCAAGATTTCGATGAGATTTAGTAATTTCACGTGAAATTTGATATTGGGCGGTATTAGTATCCTGAAATTCATCCACCATTAAATATTGGTATCTCTGTTGATATTTATCTCTAATCTCATCAGAATTCTTAAGTAATTCCACGGTACGAGACAGAAGATCATCAAAATCAAGACCGTGATTTTGCATGAGTAATTTTTGATATTCGGTATAGACACGACTGACAATTTCTTCAAAGTACCCCGAAGCGGCATTTGATAACGCCTCAGGCCCTAGAAGTTTCGATTTTGAGGAACTAATCGTGGATAAGATTGCGCGTGGCTGAAATCTCTTAGGGTCTATCTGAGTAATCTCCATTGATTGCTTGATCAGATTCAATTGGTCATCGTCATCCATAATCACAAAATCTTGTGGAATCCCAATGGCCTCGCCGTCACGTCGAAGAATCATTGCTGAAAAAGAATGAAATGTTCCCGCTTTTAAATACTTAGACTTTTCGCCCATCAAGCGCTCTAGACGATTGCGCATTTCGCGAGCCGCTCGATTGGTGAAAGTAACCGCAGCTATTTGGCTTGGGTAAACACCTATTTGATTTAAATGTGCAATCCGATGTGTTATGACCCGCGTTTTCCCTGACCCAGGGCCCGCCACAATTAGAAGCGGTCCTTCAATGTGTTGGACCGCTTCTAATTGTGCTGGGTTCAATGCACGGGTTGAATCAAATATAGCCTCTGTCATAGAGAGTACTTCTAGGACACGCCGTAAAGGGCGTTAGGATTGGCAGTTAATATTTTTTCTACATCGGATGACTTTATGTCAGAACGGGATCGTAGATTTTGGACCATATGGGTCTGTGCAGAAGGGTCCGCATCCAAGCGCTCGTTTGTCCCAATAGAATGATGACCATAATCAGTACCAGTGACTAAATGGTCGGCGCCAATTATGTCCAAT
Proteins encoded:
- a CDS encoding UvrD-helicase domain-containing protein; translated protein: MTEAIFDSTRALNPAQLEAVQHIEGPLLIVAGPGSGKTRVITHRIAHLNQIGVYPSQIAAVTFTNRAAREMRNRLERLMGEKSKYLKAGTFHSFSAMILRRDGEAIGIPQDFVIMDDDDQLNLIKQSMEITQIDPKRFQPRAILSTISSSKSKLLGPEALSNAASGYFEEIVSRVYTEYQKLLMQNHGLDFDDLLSRTVELLKNSDEIRDKYQQRYQYLMVDEFQDTNTAQYQISREITKSHRNLAVVGDPDQSIYSWRNADITNILSFQKDYPETKIIHLSQNYRSTGNILEAAKNVIRPNQKRIDHELFTDNPEGELVFITEAYTEEEEATGAITEVQRLIEEEGFNLRDCVITYRVNAQSRALEEACIRYGIPYKLVGGVRFYQRKEIKDLLAYLRLLQDPYDEISLERIINVPSRAIGKRTFDELISWSRNLEIPPYTALQLINDQSSTLQMPFNNRQQKQLCEFITLLNNLKDLANELELAELIDAVMDQTGYKKNLLQSDEPDAEDRLDNIREIRGLATDFNGLVSKESLPSFIENATLVSEQDSLEENEQQYLTLITLHQIKGLEYPVVFMIGMEEGLIPHARSMDDPDQIEEERRLAYVGITRAQSRLYLLRSIRRRMYGMTSPAIGSRFLRDIPLQLIQTPRMARSSKAHAIKIENVVEMPRNEEIAYPFKAGDKVSHASFGEGIVVNCSERPGDFEITVAFVGNVGIKRLLNSYAKLVKSAANDGT